One Streptomyces sp. B21-105 genomic region harbors:
- a CDS encoding SMP-30/gluconolactonase/LRE family protein: MRVEQVTDPIAYHAEGPVWSSAWGGLRWVDMLAGDVLSLADDSTVTRRHVGKVAAAMRPRSQGGAVIGVERGFALEDADGTLTHLPALWDESRGVRMNEGGCDPDGSFYCGSMAYDKRTGAGTLYRLAPDGSVTVALTGVTISNGLEWSPDGTHAYYNDTPTQRIAVFDYDRESGLTGQRTFVTVPAEAGRPDGLTVDAQGGVWVALNNGGAVRRYSPAGVLDEVIELPAKKVTACTFGGPRLEELFITTSRENLEPTEDPLAGSLFRARVDVAGLPARQFAG; encoded by the coding sequence ATGCGTGTGGAGCAGGTGACCGATCCGATCGCCTACCACGCCGAGGGGCCCGTATGGTCGTCGGCCTGGGGCGGCCTGCGCTGGGTCGACATGCTGGCAGGAGACGTGCTGTCCCTGGCCGACGACAGCACCGTCACCCGCCGTCATGTGGGCAAGGTCGCCGCAGCCATGCGGCCCCGCAGCCAGGGAGGCGCGGTGATCGGAGTCGAGCGGGGCTTCGCCCTGGAGGACGCCGACGGCACCCTGACACACCTGCCCGCACTGTGGGACGAAAGCCGTGGGGTACGGATGAATGAGGGCGGCTGCGATCCCGACGGCAGCTTCTACTGCGGCTCGATGGCCTACGACAAACGCACCGGCGCCGGCACGCTGTACCGGCTGGCACCCGACGGCTCCGTCACGGTGGCCCTCACCGGGGTGACCATCTCCAACGGGCTGGAGTGGAGCCCCGACGGCACCCACGCCTACTACAACGACACACCCACCCAGCGGATCGCCGTGTTCGACTACGACCGCGAGTCGGGCCTGACCGGGCAGCGCACCTTCGTGACCGTTCCGGCCGAGGCCGGCCGCCCGGACGGGCTAACCGTCGACGCACAAGGCGGCGTCTGGGTGGCCCTCAACAACGGTGGGGCGGTGCGGCGCTACTCTCCCGCAGGGGTGCTCGACGAGGTGATCGAGCTACCGGCCAAGAAGGTCACCGCCTGCACGTTCGGCGGGCCGCGCCTGGAGGAGCTGTTCATCACCACGTCCCGGGAGAATCTCGAACCCACAGAGGATCCGCTGGCCGGCTCACTGTTCCGGGCACGAGTCGACGTCGCCGGGCTGCCCGCCCGCCAATTCGCAGGCTGA
- a CDS encoding RibD family protein, which yields MAEHSTAHPAAGKRTGSLEPLELLYEEAGQPSFGLPATLSAAYGGDLGFTTPCVYANFVTSLDGVVALGPEYPSSGSAISGREPADRFVMGLLRACADAVLIGAGTLRATPRHLWTPDHVCPQAAPDFDELRRSLKRATRPQLVVVTASGDVPTEHPALQSGALVATTADGARRLEGHLPPTCATLTADEGPALRMADVLAALHAQGHTAVLTEGGPQLIGHLIGEGLLDELFLTTSPVLAGRDGTSRPGVVAGLELLPNQPAWTDLISARRAESQGLLDDLCGRADRQWCL from the coding sequence ATGGCTGAGCACAGCACCGCACACCCCGCCGCCGGAAAACGGACAGGCTCGCTGGAGCCCCTTGAGTTGCTGTACGAGGAAGCCGGACAGCCCAGCTTCGGTCTGCCTGCAACGCTCTCTGCGGCGTACGGCGGCGATCTGGGCTTCACGACGCCGTGCGTGTACGCGAACTTCGTCACTTCACTTGACGGAGTAGTTGCCCTCGGCCCCGAATACCCCTCCTCCGGCTCGGCGATCAGCGGGCGTGAACCCGCGGACCGCTTTGTCATGGGACTGCTGCGCGCATGCGCCGACGCGGTACTCATCGGGGCCGGCACACTCCGAGCCACGCCCCGCCACCTGTGGACCCCCGACCATGTCTGTCCGCAAGCCGCACCCGACTTCGACGAGCTACGGCGCAGCCTGAAACGCGCCACCCGACCGCAACTGGTTGTGGTCACAGCGAGCGGCGATGTGCCCACGGAACACCCAGCGCTGCAGTCGGGCGCTCTCGTGGCCACCACCGCGGACGGCGCCCGCCGGCTCGAGGGGCACCTGCCGCCAACCTGCGCGACACTCACCGCGGACGAAGGACCCGCCCTCCGTATGGCCGACGTCCTCGCGGCTCTCCACGCCCAGGGACACACCGCGGTGCTCACCGAGGGTGGGCCACAGCTCATCGGTCACCTCATCGGCGAGGGCCTGCTGGATGAGCTGTTCCTCACGACATCCCCAGTGCTCGCCGGCCGGGACGGCACATCCCGCCCCGGGGTGGTCGCCGGGCTCGAACTGCTGCCGAACCAGCCGGCGTGGACGGACCTGATCAGCGCCCGCCGCGCGGAATCCCAGGGTCTTCTCGATGACCTGTGCGGGCGAGCCGACCGTCAGTGGTGTCTGTGA
- the folE gene encoding GTP cyclohydrolase I gives MQMNGPPPVVGLVGESLVPVTDEVEWAAVSPRQITPEEWQRFEGYVKEVFEALGLAVGSAATADTPRRFLRALFDATSGYEGDEKLVTAFETECHGGSDCRISQIVEGPIPFFALCEHHALPFFGKAYVGYIAHEHILGLSKLTRLVRLFARRFSVQERIGRQLAESLQQILLPHGVAVHLEAVHLCTQMRGVREIESSTRTTHWRGTYDEDPQLRGEFFSLCGQQGLAGHG, from the coding sequence ATGCAGATGAATGGTCCCCCGCCGGTCGTCGGGCTGGTTGGTGAGAGCCTGGTACCCGTCACGGACGAGGTGGAGTGGGCGGCTGTGTCCCCGCGGCAGATCACCCCCGAGGAGTGGCAGCGGTTCGAGGGCTACGTCAAGGAGGTCTTCGAGGCGCTCGGCCTGGCCGTCGGATCAGCGGCCACCGCCGATACCCCCCGCCGTTTCCTGCGTGCCCTCTTCGACGCCACCAGCGGGTACGAAGGAGACGAAAAGCTGGTTACCGCCTTCGAGACCGAATGCCACGGCGGTTCGGACTGCCGGATCAGCCAGATCGTCGAAGGACCGATCCCGTTCTTCGCCCTCTGTGAGCACCACGCTTTGCCGTTCTTCGGCAAGGCGTACGTCGGATACATCGCGCACGAGCACATCCTCGGCCTGTCCAAACTGACCAGGCTGGTACGGCTGTTCGCCCGCCGCTTCTCCGTGCAGGAGCGCATCGGCCGCCAACTCGCCGAATCACTGCAGCAGATCCTGCTCCCACACGGCGTCGCGGTCCACCTGGAAGCGGTGCATCTGTGCACGCAGATGCGCGGAGTACGGGAGATCGAGTCCAGCACCCGCACCACCCACTGGCGGGGCACCTACGACGAGGATCCACAACTGCGCGGCGAATTCTTCTCGCTGTGCGGGCAGCAGGGCCTGGCCGGACATGGCTGA